From Pseudomonas hormoni:
GCTTCTATCTCGCGGCCGGTCATGATCAGCAAATCGTCGACCTGTCCCGCGCCTTTCCGGCGGTGACCATCCTGCAAGTCGAAGCCTTGCTGGAGCAACTGCGCAGCATCCTCGCCCAGGTCACCCTGGCGGTGGAATACGTGCTGTTGTTCGTGCTGGCGGCGGGGATGGCCGTGTTGTTCTCGGGTCTGCAAGCGACGCTGGATGAACGCATCCGTCAAGGCGCATTGTTGCGAGCGCTGGGGGCCGAGCGACAACTGCTGGTCAAGGCCCGGCGAATCGAGTTCGGTCTGCTCGGCGCGGTCAGCGGATTGCTGGCAGCGCTGGGTTCGGAACTGGTGAGCCTGGTGCTGTACCGTTATGCGTTCGATCTGCCTTGGCACCCGCATCCATGGCTGTTGGTACTGCCATTGATCGGCGCTGCGCTGATCGGCGGTGCCGGCGTGTTCGGCACCCGTCGAGCCTTGAACGTCAGCCCCCTGACAGTGTTGCGTGAGGGTTGATAGACTCAACCCTTCTCCATCACAAGAAGTTGCCATGAGCCGTTATCGCCCTCCCCGCACCGCTGGCACCGCGCTGATCACCCCTGAAGGTGAAGCGCGGATGCGGGCCGAGTTCCATGAACTCTGGCATGTGCGCCGACCGCAAGTGACGCAATCGGTCAGCGAGGCCGCGGCGCAAGGTGATCGCTCCGAAAATGCCGAATACACCTACGGCAAGAAGATGCTGCGTGAGATCGACAGCCGCGTGCGTTTTCTTACCAAACGCCTGGAAGCACTCAAGGTGGTCAGCGAAAAACCCAGCGATCCGAACAAGGTCTACTTCGGCGCCTGGGTCACGATCGAGGACGAGGACGGCAAGGAGTCGCGTTACCGCATCGTCGGCCCGGATGAACTGGACTTGAAACTCGGCCTCATCAGTATCGACTCACCGTTGGCACGCGCCCTGATCGGCAAGGCGCTGGACGCCGAAGTTCGGGTGCAGACGCCTACCGGCGAGCAGTGCGTGTATATCGTGGCGATTGAGTACCCCTAGGCCTTAGCGGCGGGTGATCAACCCTTGTCGAGCCACGCGGGTCAGTTGTTTGATCACTTCAGGCGCTTCTTCGAGGCTGGGTGACTGAATCACCGCCAGATCGAAACTGTCGCTGGCAAAGCGAGCCAGCGATTCACCGTCTTCGACAAACTGGATCAGAAACGCTGCCGGCCCGCCGGTACGACGTGGCCAGCCATCCAGATAACGCAAGAGCGTCGGCTGATGTTTGCCGCCAAGCAGGATTTTTGGATTGCGCTGGGTGAGGTGTGCCGTGATCGGCGCGGGACGTACAACGGGGTTTAGTGCATTCATCGTGTCGTGTCTCTGCCTCAAAAGTCTGCATGGCAGGTGAGAGGCAACACCGAACCAGCGCTTTAGCGGTATTTCGAAGCCTGTTTCAGGCTTCTATCGGCAACTGAATGAGTCACCTGGCGCCCCGCAAGTAGCTGTTTAAATCGGCGCATGAGCAGCATCCTAGAGAAGCTGACTGGACAGTGTCAAGAATGACGCACAACAAAAAAGGCCCGCGCAATGCGGGCCTTTTCGTTGAGCCAGAGCGGTCAGCCAGCGATGGCGCGGTCGGCCGACAGTTTGCCGGCGCCTTCGATCAGCACGGCGATACTGCCACCCAGCAGGGCCAGGGCGAATTCATAACCGTTGTTGGCCATGAACAAACCGTTAGGGAGGTGCACCGAGAAGATCGCCACCAGCGAGAGGATGGTCAGGCCGAGGGCTGCCGGGCGGACCAGCAAGCCGATGATCAAGGCCAGACCGCCGAAGAACTCAGTACCGCCCGCCAGTGTCGCCATCAGGTAGCCCGGTGCCAGACCGATACTCTCCATGTACTGCGCGGTGCCGGCCAGACCGTAACCACCGAACGCCCCGAAGAGTTTCTGCGCGCCGTGGGCAGCGAAGATGATACCGACGAAGATCCGCAAAACAGTCAGGCCGTAGCCAGCGCGGGTAAACAGTACCTTATTGATCAGTGTGCTCATGCTGTGTCATCCATTCAGGAGTTATGTGTGTTGGTTGGCCGCTATATTAATCAATAAATCGAATGCTAAAAGCGCAATATTTGCACCATAACAATCAATTTAGTCGATCATTTTCGCGAGGCCACTTTTTGCCCCTGAGGCTCCAACGACTCCCGCTCCCGATCGAACGCCAGGTAATACTTGTTCACGCTATTAACATAGCTGACAGGGCCCATTCCCACCTGCTCCATGGCGATGCGCTCGACCTGGAAGAACCACTGATTGGGATTCAAACCCCGTCGCCGCGCTTCGGCGCGCATGCCCTGAACTCGCTCCGGCCCGATGTTGTAGGCCGCCAGCACGAACGCCATGCGCTCACGCTCGTTGAGTTTGGGACTGGCAAAAAACTTGCGGCGGATCATCGCCAGGTACTTGGCTCCGGCCTGCACGTTGGCGTCGAGGTCCTGAATGTTATTGACCCCTACACGCTGAGCCGCGGACGGGGTGATTTGCATCAAGCCGGTGGGGCCGCTACCACTGCGGGCATTGGGTTGCAGCGCGGATTCCTTGAACGCCAGTGCCGCCAGGTTCAGCCAGTCCATGTCCTGGGCAGCAGCGTGTTTCTGCAGCACCGGTCTAAGTTTTTCCAGGCGCTGGCGATCAGCCTTGGCCAACGGATAATGCACTTGATACAGGCGCCGATAGATCCTCAGGAACGCCGCGTCCTGATCCGAGGGCTTTTTATAACCGGTGAGAAAGCGGTCGATACTTGCCCGCAGCATCGAAGCGTCGCGACGCACAAACCAAAACTCTTCCCCCGGCTCGCTGATCAACACCTGCCGATCAAAGCGCAGCCTGGGCAGGATCTTGCCCCAGCGCTCGGCAATCGGTTGCTCGACGATAGTCAGGTGAAAGATTCCGCCCTGAACCATTTCCAGCACGTCTTCGACCGCCAGGCTCGGATCGACCCACTCGATCTTCACCGGCGCCAGTTTGTGTAGTGCGAGTTTTTGATTGATCTGACTGATCGCTTCCCCGGCGGCGCTGCCGGTGGGCAATGCCAGGGTTTTACCGGAAAGTTGCTCAAGGTGGGTGTAGCGTTTCTCGCCTTTGATCCCGACCAGCACCAGCGGGATGTTGCTGGCAATGGGCTCACTGGTGCTGACGGCGTACCCCGGTTGCAGATCGAGCAATTCCCCCGGCGCAACCAGATCGCCCTCCCCGCGCTGTAATGCGCCGAGCAGTTGATCCTTGGCTTTGGGGATGATCTTGAGAGTGACCTCCTGACCGTCGCGGGCGTGGCCATTGAGGTATTGCTCGAAAGCGCGCAACCGATGGTATTCGACGCCGATGGCCTGGCCCTGGACTTCGCCGGAGCTGTTGCGGCTCTGGTTGACCAGCACCTTCAGCACACGGCTGCTGCGGATTTCCTGCAGATCGCGCACCTTGGCCGCCGGCACGGCTTGCAGCGGGCCGGCCAGACGCGCAACCGCCGGCATCGGCAGGAGCAAACAACCACACAGCAGTAACAAAATCGAGGGACGTGTCATCCACTCTCCGGAAAGAATACTGGGCCGATTTCAACAATTTTCATGAAATCGAACGACAGAAACAGAGCGCCTTGAGCGCTGGCAAAGTGCGAAAGACTGGCACAGTGATGGCACGCTGACCACCCCGGCTTGCCTCGCGGCATCAAAAGACAGCTTTAACTCGTTGTAGTTCTTGGCTTTTCTTATAAATCTACAGCTCTGATATGCTTTCCGGCCTTTGGTCCGAGGTAGCACCATGCAACTCATCGATATCGGCGTCAACCTGACCAACCCCAGTTTTGCCGACAAGCACCAGGCTGTACTCGACCGCGCGTACGCCGCCGGGGTCTGCCAATTGGTACTCACCGGCACCAGTGTCGAGGGCAGTGAACAGGCGCTGGAACTGTGCCAGCAACTGGATGACACGGCTCAACGACTGTTCGCCACCGCCGGCATTCACCCTCACGCAGCCAGCGACTGGAACGCCGACAGCGCCCAGCGTCTGCGCAGTTTGCTTAAAGAGCCGAACGTGGTGGCCGTGGGTGAATGCGGCCTGGATTTCAATCGCGATTTCTCGCCGCGCCCACAACAGGAAAAAGTCCTCGAAGAACACCTGGCGATGGCGGTCGAACTGCAATTGCCGGTGTTTCTCCATGAGCGAGACGCCAGTCAGCGTTTGCTGGAAATCCTCCGCGATTACCGCGATCAATTGCCGGCCGCCGTGGTGCATTGCTTCACCGGCGAGAAGAAAGCGCTGTTCAGCTACCTCGACCTGGACTTGCACATCGGGATCACCGGCTGGATCTGCGACGAGCGTCGCGGCACGCATCTGCATCCGCTGGTGAAAGAAATCAAGCGCGGGCGGTTGATGCTGGAGAGTGATGCGCCGTATCTGTTGCCGCGCAGTTTGCGGCCCAAGCCGAAGAATGGCCGTAACGAACCGGCGTATCTGACTGAAGTGTTGCGGGAAGTGGCGTTGCATCGCGGGGAAAGCGAGGAAGAACTGGCGGCTCACAGCACCGCGTGCGCGCGGGCCTTTTTCGGGCTGCCTTTAATAGAGGCATGAAGTATCGCGGGCCTGAAGCAGGCCCGCGATACAGCGGTCTTAATGACTGCTACGCATCATTTCCTTTGGCACGTACTTGCCGATCTCGAACTTGCCGATCGCCGCGCGGTGCACTTCGTCCGGGCCGTCGGCCAGGCGCAGGGTGCGTTGCATCGCATACATGTAGGCCAGCGGGAAATCGTTGGAAACCCCTGCCCCACCATGGATCTGGATCGCCCGGTCGATGACACGCAGTGCCACGTTCGGTGCGACCACCTTGATCTGCGCGATTTCGCTCTTCGCCACTTTGTTGCCGACAGTGTCCATCATGTACGCCGCTTTCAAAGTCAGCAGGCGTGCCATGTCGATTTCCATCCGCGAGTCGGCGATCTTGTCGATGTTGCCGCCCAGACGCGCCAGCGGTTTGCCGAACGCCGTGCGGTTCACCGAGCGTTTGCACATCAGTTCCAGTGCACGCTCGGCCATGCCGATCGAACGCATGCAGTGGTGAATCCGGCCCGGGCCAAGACGACCCTGAGCGATTTCGAAGCCGCGTCCTTCACCCAACAGAACGTTTTCGTACGGCACCCGGACGTTTTCGAACAGCACTTCGGCGTGGCCGTGTGGCGCGTCGTCGTAACCGAACACCGGCAGCGGACGGACGATCTTCACGCCAGGGGCATCTACCGGCACCAGAATCATCGAATGCTGGGCGTGGCGCGGCGCATCAGGATTGCTCAGGCCCATGAAGATCAGAATCTTGCAGCGTGGATCGCAGGCACCCGAGGTCCACCACTTCTTGCCGTTGATCACCCACTCGTCACCGTCACGCACGGCGCGGGCGGCCATGTTGGTGGCGTCGGAGGAAGCCACGTCCGGCTCGGTCATGGCGAACGCCGAGCGGATTTCACCGCGCAGCAGCGGTTCGAGCCAGCGTTGTTTCTGTTCTTCGTTGGCGTAACGCACCAGCACTTCCATGTTGCCGGTGTCGGGTGCCGAGCAGTTGAACGGCTCGGGGCCCAGCAGCGAGCGGCCCATGATTTCTGCCAATGGCGCGTATTCGAGGTTGGTCAGGCCGGCACCGAGTTCGGACTCAGGCAGAAACAAATTCCACAGGCCCTCGGCCTTGGCCTTGAGTTTGAGTTCTTCCATGATCGCGGTCGGCTGCCAGCGGTCGCCCTCGGCAACCTGGCGTTCGAACACGGCTTCGGCGGGATAAACGTAGGTGTCCATGAACGCGGTCACGCGCTCACGCAGTTCTTGCACCTTGGGCGAATAAGCGAAATCCATGAGCAGCTACCTTCTGGAGGGAGGTTGTTTAGGTCATGCAATCGATGCTAGAACAGCTACGAAAATTTACCTAGCCTATTCTCGGCGTGTATTAACATTCATCACCGATATATGATCGGGTGATTGCCGAGGCCCCCGGCCTCATCAAAATGCCCCAACAATAAGAGTGCAGCGCAATGAATCTGAGCAAGGTCGACCTCAACCTTTTCATCGTCTTCGACGCGATCTACACCGAAGCCAACCTGACCCGCGCCGGGCAGATTGTCGGCATTACTCAGCCTGCGGTCTCAAACGCTCTGGCACGCTTGCGCGAGACGTTCAACGATCCGCTCTTCGTTCGCACGGCCCAGGGCATGGTGCCAACGCCGATGGCGCAAAACATCATCGGTCCGGTGCGCAATGCCCTCTCCCTGCTGCGGGTCTCGGTGCAGGAAAGCCGTATCTTCAACCCGTTGCAGGCAGTCAAGACGTACCGCATCAGCATGACCGACCTCACCGAAGCGGTGATCCTGCCGCCGCTGTTCCAGCGCCTGCGTCGCCTGGCGCCAACGGTGATCATCGAAAGCTTTCTGTCCAAGCGCCGCGAGACCACCAAGGAGCTGGCGGCCGGGCGTCTCGACTTTGCGGTGGATGCGCCGCTCAACACCGACCCACAGGTGCGTCACGTCAAGTTGATGGAGGACCGCTACGTGTGTGCCATGCGCAAGGGCCATCCGCTGGCGGGCAAAGAGAAATTCACCCTCGATGATTACCTGTCGCTGACCCACATCCATATTTCCAGTCGCCGTAGCGGTCTCGGCCATGTAGACCTCGCGCTCGGTAAAATGGGCATCCAGCGCAAGATCGCCTTGCGTTCCCAGCATTACCTGATGGCGTCGCAGGTGTTGCAGCAGACCGACATGGTCATGACCGTGCCGGAACGCTTCGCCCGCCGCCATGATTTGTACTCGGTGAACCTGCCGGTGAACGATGTACCGCCGGTGGAAACCCACCTCTACTGGCACGAAAGCACCGACCAGGACCCGGCCAACCGCTGGATGCGCGAGCAGATGATCGAGTTGTGCCAGCAGGTGACGGCGCATGAGAAGAAGCTTGATAAGGTGTAAGGCATTGCACCGAGTCATCGTTCTTCGCGGGCAAGCCTCGCTCCTACAGGTTTTACGCGAACGTGTAGGAGCGAGGCTTGCCCGCGATGAGGCCAGCGGCAACACCACAAAACCATGCCCCCTTGACGTAAACGTCAACCTGCCATTAGCTTAGCGCCATGACCCTTTTCGAGCGCGCCCATGAGCAGCCAGACCTACAGCATTTCCGACCTCGCCCGCGAACTCGACATCACCACGCGGGCCATTCGCTTCTATGAAGAGCAAGGCCTGCTCAGCCCCGAGCGCCGTGGCCAGGAACGCATCTATTCACCCCGGGACAAAGTCAGCCTGAAGCTGATCCTGAGGGGCAAGCGCATTGGTTTCTCCCTGGCTGAATGCCGCGAGCTGATCGAACTTTACGACCCCACCGGCGGCAACCAGAAACAGCTGCAAACCATGCTTAACAAAATCGCAGAACGCCGCGAACAATTGGAGCAGCAGATGCTCGACATCGAACAGATGAAGCTGGAACTGGACACGGCGCAGGAGCGTTGTACCCAGGCGCTGGAACAGACGATGAAAAGCCAGCCGGTGACTCAGTAGGTCAACACATTCCCCTGTGGGAGCGGCGGTGAGACGATTCGACTTGCCCGCGATGAGGGCATGACATTCAACATTGTTGCTGACTGACCTTCCGCCATCGCGGGCAAGCCTGCTCCCACAGGGTTAGTGCCAACATTCAGACAATCAGCACAGGTCGATCCCCATGTCCCTTCCCTCCCACGTACGCCTGGTCGAAGTCGGTCCACGCGACGGTCTGCAAAACGAAGCCCAACCCATCAGCGTTGCCGACAAGGTGCAACTGGTCGACGCGCTGACCGCTGCCGGCCTTGGCTATATAGAAGTCGGCAGTTTCGTCTCGCCCAAATGGGTGCCGCAGATGGCCGGGTCCGCCGACGTCTTTGCGCAGATCCAGCGCAAACCGGGCGTGACCTATGGCGCCCTCGCCCCCAACCTGCGCGGGTTCGAAGATGCGATCGCCGCCGGGGTCAAGGAAGTTGCGGTGTTCGCCGCGGCCTCCGAGGCGTTTTCCCAGCGCAACATCAACTGCTCGATCAGCGAAAGCCTGGAGCGCTTCGCGCCGATCATGGAGGCTGCCAAACAGCACGGCGTCAGCGTGCGCGGTTACGTGTCGTGTGTGCTGGGCTGCCCTTACGAAGGTAGCGTCAAACCCGAGCAAGTTGCCCGGGTCGCCCGGGAGCTCTACGCCATGGGCTGCTACGAAATCTCCCTGGGCGACACCATCGGCACTGGCACGGCAGGTGCGACGCGCAAGATGTTCGACGTGGTGTCCGCCGACGTGCCGCGGGAAAAACTCGCCGGGCACTTCCACGACACCTACGGCCAGGCCATGGCCAATATCTACGCCAGCCTGCTGGAAGGCATCGCGGTGTTCGACAGCTCCATCGCCGGCCTCGGCGGCTGCCCGTACGCCAAAGGCGCCAGCGGTAACGTCGCCACTGAAGACGTGGTTTATCTGTTGAATGGTCTGGGTATCGACACCGGTATCGACCTGGACGCCTTGATTCTGGCCGGTCAGCAGATTTGTACAGTGCTGGGCCGTCCAACCGGTTCGCGCGTGGCCAAGGCTCGTAGCGCGCAGTGAGTGCGCGGATGTGTCCGGGTGTTACCGCCCTCTCTGAAATGTGGGGCGCAACCGAGTAACACGGAAACAAATTGTCGGGTTTTGACTGAGTGAAAAATCCGATAAAAACTCAAGCTGTTGATTTTAAAGGATTTTTAAAAGTTGGCACGGCTTCTGCTATCTCTATGGCATAACAAGAATAAAAAGCAGCAAACCAATAAAAATAAGACGAAACGACTCTGACATAACAAGAACAACACGGCAGAGACGCAGCTAACAGATTTTTTTGGAGAAGGTGTGCTTTTCAGGGTGCTTTTCGGAGTAACCCGCAACCGGGCAGAGAACAATAAAACTACCTTTAGGTAGCTCCCGAACTGGTTGGATCGCTCAGCGAAAAAGCAGATCAGCGCTCAAAAAAATACGTTTGCTCTTGATCCCGGATGGGGATCGATAAAAACAGCGGTAAAGGGTCACGGTTACCAAAAACAAAAACAGACCGCCCCTCAATAATAAAAAAAGAGCACGCGCAACGAAAATTAAAGGGGAGCTTCGGCTCCCCTTTGTGCTTTCTGCGATTCAGGTTTTCACCACCGCCCCTTGTGGGAGCCAGCCTGCTGGCTCCCACAAGGGAGAATTTGTCAGACCTGCTTTTCGCGCAACTCCTCGATACTGATCTCGCGCATCCGGAACTTCTGGATTTTGCCGGTCACCGTCATCGGAAACTCCTCGACGAACTTGAAGTAACGCGGCGTCTTGAAGTGCGCGATGCGTTCCTTGCACCAGGTTTGCAACTCCTGCTCGGTGGCGCTGTGGCCCGGGTGGAACTTGATCCAGGCGACAATCTCTTCGCCATAACGCGAACACGGAATGCCGATCACTTGCACGTCCGCCACCGCCGGGTGGGTAAAGAAGAACTCTTCCAGCTCCCGCGGGTAAATATTCTCACCGCCGCGGATGATCATGTCCTTATTGCGTCCGGCAATGCACACGTAGCCTTCGTCGTTCATGCTCGCCAGGTCACCGGTGTGCATCCAGCCGGCCTGGTCGATCGCTTCCGCGGTGCCTTCGGGGTTTTTCCAGTAACCGAGCATCACGCTGTAGCCGCGGGTACAAAGTTCACCAATGGTGCCGCGCGGCACCAGGTTGCCCGCCTCATCGATGATTTTGCTTTCCAGCTGCGGCTGAGTGCGGCCGACGGTGGTGACGCGCAATTCCAGTTCGTCTGACGGACCGGTCTGCAAAGACACCGGACTTGTTTCCGTCATCCCGTAGGCAATCTGCACTTCGCTCATGTGCATTTCGCTGATGACCCGACGCATCACTTCGATCGGACAGGTTGCGCCGGCCATGATCCCGGTGCGCAGGGTCGACAGGTCGAACTCGGCGCGCCGGGGTTGATCGAGCATCGCGATAAACATGGTCGGCACGCCATAGAGCGCAGTGGCTTTCTCTTCGGCGACAGTGGTCAGGGTCAGCAACGGATCGAACGCATCATTGGGGTAGATCATGGTGCTGCCGTGGGTGATGCATCCGAGGTTGCCCATGACCATGCCGAAGCAGTGATACAGCGGCACAGGAATTACCAGCCGATCATGGGCGGTCAGGCCGAGGCTTTCGCCGACCATGTAGCCGTTGTTGAGGATGTTGTAGTGGCTGAGGGTCGCGCCCTTGGGAAAACCGGTGGTGCCGGAGGTGTACTGGATGTTCACCGGTTGGTCGAAATGCAGGCTGTCCTGACGTTCGCGCAACTGTTCGGCGGACACGCTGGCCGCGAGATCGGCCAGTTGTGACCAGGGCAGGAAACCCGATGGCGGTTGCGCATCCAGACTGATCACCCCGCGCAGTTCGGGCAGGCGTTCACTCTGTAACTGTCCGATGGATTGCTCCGCCAGCTCAGGCGCCAGCCCTTGCAGCATGCCGTGATAGTTGGAGGTCTTGAAAGAGCCTGCGCAGACCAGCCATTGGCAGCCCGACTGCTTCAACACGTATTCGAGTTCAGAGCTGCGATACGCCGGGTTGATGTTGACCAGAATCACGCCGATTTTCGCGCTGGCAAACTGGCTGATGCACCACTGCGCGCAATTCGGTGCCCAGATGCCGAGGCGATCTCCGGCCTGCAAGCCCAGCGCCAGCAATGCCCTGGCATGCAGGTCCACCGCGTCGGACAGTTGCTGCCAGGTGTAACGCAGCTGTTGATGGCGTACGACCAACGCCTCACCAGCCGAGTACTTCGCGACGGTGTTATCGAACGCCTGACCGATGGTCATCGCCAGCAAGGCTTTGTCCTGAGCACCACGGGTATAGCTGCGTTGCAGGCTTGCACTGGGTTGATCCATGACGACCCCTATTGTCTTTATTGTAGGAGCGAGGCTTGTGTGGCGAGGGAGCTTGTCGAATCGTCGCACCGTCCCGTTCGGCTGCGCAGCAGTCGTGAAATCATCAGCCAGAGTGCTTTCTGACACACCTGACTTGCCGATTTGCGACCGCTTCGCGCTCGAGCGGGAGCAAGCTCCCTCGCCACAGAATGCGACGCTGGTCTTTTCAGAACTGCCTCTACTCTCGCTCAAGTTGACGTTAACGTAAAGGGTGATTGACAGCCATTCGTCACAGGCTTACGTTAACGTAAAGGTGAGAGCCGATTGACGGTCTCACCAACCGACAAAAAAGCCAAAAGGTGACCCATGAGCTACCCATCCCTGAACTTTGCCCTCGGTGAAACCATCGACATGCTGCGCGATCAGGTTCAGTCCTTCGTCGCCAAAGAGATCGCGCCGCGCGCTGCTCAGATCGACATCGACAACCTGTTCCCCGCCGACCTGTGGCGCAAATTCGGCGACATGGGCCTGCTCGGCGTTACCGTGCCGGAAGAGTACGGCGGTGCAGGCCTGGGTTACCTGGCCCACGTGGTCATCATGGAAGAAATCAGTCGTGGCTCGGCCTCGGTTGCCTTGTCCTACGGCGCGCACTCCAACCTCTGCGTCAACCAAATCAACCGCAACGGCAATCACGAACAGAAAAGCAAATACCTGCCCAAGCTGATCAGCGGCGAGCACATCGGCGCCCTGGCCATGAGCGAACCCAATGCCGGTTCCGACGTGGTCTCGATGAAACTGCGCGCCGACAAACGCGGTGATCACTACGTGCTCAACGGCAGCAAAACCTGGATCACCAACGGCCCGGACGCCAACACCTACGTGATCTACGCCAAGACCGACCTGGAAAAAGGCCCGCACGGCATCACCGCGTTCATCGTCGAACGCGACTGGAAAGGCTTCAGCCGCAGCAACAAGTTCGACAAGCTCGGCATGCGCGGTTCGAACACCTGCGAGCTGTTCTTCGATGACGTCGAAGTGCCGGAAGAAAACGTCCTCGGCATCCTCAACGGCGGCGTGAAAGTGCTGATGAGCGGCCTCGATTACGAACGCGTTGTGCTCTCGGGTGGCCCGACCGGGATCATGCAGGCCTGCATGGACCTTATTGTTCCGTACATCCACGACCGCAAGCAGTTCGGCCAGAGCATCGGCGAATTCCAGCTGATCCAGGGCAAAGTCGCCGACATGTACACCCAACTCAACGCCAGCCGCGCCTACCTGTATGCCGTCGCTCAAGCCTGCGAACGCGGCGAGACCACCCGCAAGGACGCCGCCGGCGTGATCCTCTACAGCGCCGAACGCGCCACGCAAATGGCCCTCGACGCGATCCAGATTCTCGGCGGCAACGGCTACATCAACGAATTCCCGGCCGGTCGTCTGTTGCGTGACGCCAAGCTGTATGAAATCGGCGCCGGCACCAGTGAGATCCGTCGCATGCTGATCGGTCGCGAACTGTTCAACGAAACCCGCTGAGACGGAGCTGTCCATGGCTATCCTGCATACCCAGCTCAACCCCCGTTCGGCAGAGTTCGCGACCAACAGCGCGGCAATGCTCAAACAGGTCGACGCCCTGCACACCCTGCTCGCGCAAGTGCAGCAAGGTGGCGGC
This genomic window contains:
- a CDS encoding DoxX family protein, with the translated sequence MSTLINKVLFTRAGYGLTVLRIFVGIIFAAHGAQKLFGAFGGYGLAGTAQYMESIGLAPGYLMATLAGGTEFFGGLALIIGLLVRPAALGLTILSLVAIFSVHLPNGLFMANNGYEFALALLGGSIAVLIEGAGKLSADRAIAG
- the greB gene encoding transcription elongation factor GreB — its product is MSRYRPPRTAGTALITPEGEARMRAEFHELWHVRRPQVTQSVSEAAAQGDRSENAEYTYGKKMLREIDSRVRFLTKRLEALKVVSEKPSDPNKVYFGAWVTIEDEDGKESRYRIVGPDELDLKLGLISIDSPLARALIGKALDAEVRVQTPTGEQCVYIVAIEYP
- a CDS encoding acyl-CoA dehydrogenase, whose protein sequence is MDFAYSPKVQELRERVTAFMDTYVYPAEAVFERQVAEGDRWQPTAIMEELKLKAKAEGLWNLFLPESELGAGLTNLEYAPLAEIMGRSLLGPEPFNCSAPDTGNMEVLVRYANEEQKQRWLEPLLRGEIRSAFAMTEPDVASSDATNMAARAVRDGDEWVINGKKWWTSGACDPRCKILIFMGLSNPDAPRHAQHSMILVPVDAPGVKIVRPLPVFGYDDAPHGHAEVLFENVRVPYENVLLGEGRGFEIAQGRLGPGRIHHCMRSIGMAERALELMCKRSVNRTAFGKPLARLGGNIDKIADSRMEIDMARLLTLKAAYMMDTVGNKVAKSEIAQIKVVAPNVALRVIDRAIQIHGGAGVSNDFPLAYMYAMQRTLRLADGPDEVHRAAIGKFEIGKYVPKEMMRSSH
- a CDS encoding TatD family hydrolase, which produces MQLIDIGVNLTNPSFADKHQAVLDRAYAAGVCQLVLTGTSVEGSEQALELCQQLDDTAQRLFATAGIHPHAASDWNADSAQRLRSLLKEPNVVAVGECGLDFNRDFSPRPQQEKVLEEHLAMAVELQLPVFLHERDASQRLLEILRDYRDQLPAAVVHCFTGEKKALFSYLDLDLHIGITGWICDERRGTHLHPLVKEIKRGRLMLESDAPYLLPRSLRPKPKNGRNEPAYLTEVLREVALHRGESEEELAAHSTACARAFFGLPLIEA
- a CDS encoding AMP-binding protein, with product MDQPSASLQRSYTRGAQDKALLAMTIGQAFDNTVAKYSAGEALVVRHQQLRYTWQQLSDAVDLHARALLALGLQAGDRLGIWAPNCAQWCISQFASAKIGVILVNINPAYRSSELEYVLKQSGCQWLVCAGSFKTSNYHGMLQGLAPELAEQSIGQLQSERLPELRGVISLDAQPPSGFLPWSQLADLAASVSAEQLRERQDSLHFDQPVNIQYTSGTTGFPKGATLSHYNILNNGYMVGESLGLTAHDRLVIPVPLYHCFGMVMGNLGCITHGSTMIYPNDAFDPLLTLTTVAEEKATALYGVPTMFIAMLDQPRRAEFDLSTLRTGIMAGATCPIEVMRRVISEMHMSEVQIAYGMTETSPVSLQTGPSDELELRVTTVGRTQPQLESKIIDEAGNLVPRGTIGELCTRGYSVMLGYWKNPEGTAEAIDQAGWMHTGDLASMNDEGYVCIAGRNKDMIIRGGENIYPRELEEFFFTHPAVADVQVIGIPCSRYGEEIVAWIKFHPGHSATEQELQTWCKERIAHFKTPRYFKFVEEFPMTVTGKIQKFRMREISIEELREKQV
- a CDS encoding class I SAM-dependent methyltransferase → MNALNPVVRPAPITAHLTQRNPKILLGGKHQPTLLRYLDGWPRRTGGPAAFLIQFVEDGESLARFASDSFDLAVIQSPSLEEAPEVIKQLTRVARQGLITRR
- a CDS encoding MerR family transcriptional regulator — its product is MSSQTYSISDLARELDITTRAIRFYEEQGLLSPERRGQERIYSPRDKVSLKLILRGKRIGFSLAECRELIELYDPTGGNQKQLQTMLNKIAERREQLEQQMLDIEQMKLELDTAQERCTQALEQTMKSQPVTQ
- a CDS encoding transglycosylase SLT domain-containing protein, whose protein sequence is MTRPSILLLLCGCLLLPMPAVARLAGPLQAVPAAKVRDLQEIRSSRVLKVLVNQSRNSSGEVQGQAIGVEYHRLRAFEQYLNGHARDGQEVTLKIIPKAKDQLLGALQRGEGDLVAPGELLDLQPGYAVSTSEPIASNIPLVLVGIKGEKRYTHLEQLSGKTLALPTGSAAGEAISQINQKLALHKLAPVKIEWVDPSLAVEDVLEMVQGGIFHLTIVEQPIAERWGKILPRLRFDRQVLISEPGEEFWFVRRDASMLRASIDRFLTGYKKPSDQDAAFLRIYRRLYQVHYPLAKADRQRLEKLRPVLQKHAAAQDMDWLNLAALAFKESALQPNARSGSGPTGLMQITPSAAQRVGVNNIQDLDANVQAGAKYLAMIRRKFFASPKLNERERMAFVLAAYNIGPERVQGMRAEARRRGLNPNQWFFQVERIAMEQVGMGPVSYVNSVNKYYLAFDRERESLEPQGQKVASRK
- a CDS encoding LysR family transcriptional regulator, coding for MNLSKVDLNLFIVFDAIYTEANLTRAGQIVGITQPAVSNALARLRETFNDPLFVRTAQGMVPTPMAQNIIGPVRNALSLLRVSVQESRIFNPLQAVKTYRISMTDLTEAVILPPLFQRLRRLAPTVIIESFLSKRRETTKELAAGRLDFAVDAPLNTDPQVRHVKLMEDRYVCAMRKGHPLAGKEKFTLDDYLSLTHIHISSRRSGLGHVDLALGKMGIQRKIALRSQHYLMASQVLQQTDMVMTVPERFARRHDLYSVNLPVNDVPPVETHLYWHESTDQDPANRWMREQMIELCQQVTAHEKKLDKV
- a CDS encoding hydroxymethylglutaryl-CoA lyase produces the protein MSLPSHVRLVEVGPRDGLQNEAQPISVADKVQLVDALTAAGLGYIEVGSFVSPKWVPQMAGSADVFAQIQRKPGVTYGALAPNLRGFEDAIAAGVKEVAVFAAASEAFSQRNINCSISESLERFAPIMEAAKQHGVSVRGYVSCVLGCPYEGSVKPEQVARVARELYAMGCYEISLGDTIGTGTAGATRKMFDVVSADVPREKLAGHFHDTYGQAMANIYASLLEGIAVFDSSIAGLGGCPYAKGASGNVATEDVVYLLNGLGIDTGIDLDALILAGQQICTVLGRPTGSRVAKARSAQ